The Actinosynnema mirum DSM 43827 genomic interval CGCGTCATCGCCCCGTTCTGCTGGAGCGACGGCACCTGCGCGCACTGCGTCGCGGGCCTCCAGACCTCCTGCCCCGAGGGCGGCTCGTGGGGCTCCAAGGGCTCCGACGGCGGCCAGGGCGAGGCGGTCCGCGTCCCGCACGCCGACGGCACCCTCGTGCCCGTGCCGCGCGACGCCGACCAGTCCCTCCTGCCCGCCCTGCTGTCCCTGTCCGACGTCATGGGCACCGGCCACCACGCGGCCGTCGCCGCGGGCGTCGGCCGGGGCTCCACGGTCGTCGTGGTCGGCGACGGCGCGGTCGGCCTGTGCGGCGTGCTGGCCGCGAGCAGGCTCGGCGCGGAGCGGATCATCTCGCTGGGCCGCCACGAGGACCGGGCCGCCGTGGCCCGGCTGTTCGGCGCCACCGACCAGGTGCCCGAGCGCGGCGAGGCGGCCGTGGAGCGGGTCAGGGAGCTGACCGGCGGGCTCGGCGCGCCCGCCGTGCTGGAGTGCGTCGGCAACGAGCAGTCCTGGCTGACCGCGCTCGGCGCGGTGCGCGACGGCGGTCGGATCGGCTACGTCGGCGTCCCGCACGAGGCGCCCGCGCCGCCGATCGGCGAGCTGTTCCGCCGCAACGTCGCCCTCGCGGGCGGGGTCGCCCCGGTCCGCGCCTACCTGCCGGAGCTGCTCGCCGACGTGCTCGCGGGCCGCCTCGACCCGTCCCCGGTGTTCGACCGCACGGTCGCGCTGGCCGACGTCGCCGAGGGCTACCGGGCCATGGACGAGCGCACCGCGCTCAAGGTCCTCGTCCGCCCCTGACCGGGCCACGACAAGCGGCGGGGGCCGGTGCTCCGGGCACCGGCCCCCGCCGCGGTCCTGGACCGGATCAGACCCCGGCCGCCTTCGCCCGCTCCTGGCGCAGCCGCGTCACGGCCTCCAGGTCGAGCGGCTGCGGCTTGGTCCCGGTCGCCCACTCGATCAGCAGGTCGGCGATCTGCGGGTTGCGCGGCAGCACCGGCCCGTGCAGGTAGGTGCACAGGATGCGCCCCTGCACCAGGCCCTCCACCGACCCGTCGTTGCCCGTGCCGACCTTCACCCGAGCCAGCGGCCGGGCGGACGGCCCGATCACGGTGCGGCCCTGGTGGTTCTCGAACCCGGTCAGCAGGCCCTCGAACAGCCCGTCCACCGGCTCCGCGACGACCTCGCCGATCGCCCGGCTGCCACCGGCGTGCGAGCTGGAGTCGACCAGCCCGAGACCGGGGTGGGTCACGTCGTCGGCGCGGGTGAACTTCTCGCCGAAGATCTGGATGCCCGCGCACACGCCCAGGATCACCGCGCCGCGCGAGGCGGCCCGCTGCATCCCAGGGTGGTCGCGCAGGTGCCGCACCGCCAGGGTCTGCGCGGTGTCCTCACCGCCGCCGACCACGTAGATGTCGCACGAGTCGGGCACCGGCTCGCCGAACCGCACCGGCACGATCTCGGCCGGGATGCCCCGCCACGTCATGCGCTTCTCGAGCACGACCGCGTTGCCGAAGTCGCCGTAGGTGCCCAGCAGGTCGGGCAGCACCAGGGCGATCTGGACCTTACTCGCCATCAGCGGACCTCGCGTTCAGGTCGCGGAACGCCGTGTAGTTGGCGATGACCTCGACGTCGCCCACCGGCATCGCGTCGATCGCCTCCAGCGGGTCCGGGATGATCGTGTGCTCGACCTCGGCGTACGTCAGCCGCACCGCCAGGTCCGTCGCGCGCTCGCCCGAGGCGATCACCCGCCTGCCCTGCAGCTGCTCGAACGGCACGTCCCACAGCCACGACAGGTCGCGGCCGTCGGCCTCGTGCGCGTTGATCGCCAGCACCGCCGGGTGGGCCGACTCGCGGACCACGGTCAGCGTCTCGCTCCAGCCCGCCGGGTTCTTCGACAGCAGCAGCCTGGCGCGCCTGCCGGAGCGCTGGATCGTCCGGTAGCGACCGGCCACGTTGGACACCGTGCGGAGCCGCTGCACGGCGTCCGGCACCGCGACGCCCATCTCGGCGGCGGCGGCGGCGGCCATGACCGCGTTGGCCATGTTGAACTTGCCCGGCAGCCGCAGCGACAGCTCGACCCGCTCGCCCCTGGGCGTGATCAGGAAGCCGTCCCCGGTCACCCAGTCCGGCTTGGGCCGGGCCAGGTCGCAGTTGGTGCAGTGCCAGTGCTCGCCCTGCCAGCGGATCGGGTCGCCGCAGCGCGGGCACGAGGCCGCGTCGTTGTGCCAGCCGGTGCCGGTGGACACCCAGATCACCCGCGCGCAGTCCCGCGCGGCCGAGGTGACCATGATGTCGTCGCAGCTCGCCACGACGACGCCGGTGACCGTGTTCAGTGCCTCCCGCAGGTTCCGCTCGATCGTGCGGACCTCGCCGACCCGGTCGAGCTGGTCCCGGCTGAGGTTCAGCAGCACCGCGACGGACGGGTTGGACGCCCGGACGACCTCGGGGAAGTACCCCTCGTCGACCTCCAGCACCGCGTACGGCGCCTCCTGCTGCTTGCTCAGCGCGGTCACGTGCCCGTCCGGCATGTTGGCGCCGCCGTGGTTGGTCGCGACCTCGCCCAGGGCCGACACGGCCCTGCTGAGCATCATCGTGCTCGTGGTCTTGCCGTTGGTGCCCGTGACGAGCGCGACCCTGCGCCCGGACGTGAGGTGGGCCAGTGCCTGCGGGTCGAGCTTGAGGGCGATGCGGCCACCGATCATGCCGCCCGCGCCCAACCCCATCTTCTGCGACAGCTTCGAGCTCATGTTGCCCAGCCGCACGGCCGCCGCGGTGCGCAGCGGGAGGCGACCTGGGTCTGCACCTGGAGTGTTCGGCAAGCGACTTCCTGCGTTAGTAGGACAATGCGCCAGCGAGATGCTACCCGTGGCGGTTGTCCATCTCGCGCAGGGTCCTGATGAGGTCCACCGTGCTGAGCTGGCACAACTGGGCCATGTAGTCGAGGGCGGGCAGGTCGAGGTGCACCTCGGGCGGCTGCTCGGGCCCGACCTGGGCGAGCCTGCCCTGGGCCCACCGCCGCAGCGGCGCCAGGTGCGGCCTGCCGTCGGCCGCGACGGCGGCCAGGTTCACCGGCAGGTGGCCGGACGGCGAGTCGCCGAACACCCGCTCGTGCACTTTCGCCAGCACCCGGTGCGCGGGCACCCCCAGCGCGACGCAGATCTCCACCAGGCGCACCACCGAGCACTGGCGGGTGCCCAGCTCGTAGGTCGCCAGGGTCTGCAGCGAGATGTCGCTCTGGAGCCGCTGGTTCAGCTCCTTGCGTGTCCACCCGCGCTGCTTGCGGAGACTGCGGAGTTCGTCCCCCAGGACGCGCTGGTACTCCGCTGTGTCTATCTCCACCGTCAGGTCCTCCATGTCCGCATGTTCACGGAGATGGAAAGCGCGCGGGCGGCACCACTTACGCGAGTTGCATCAGATATCGCCCAATCAGGCTAAGCAAGTGATACCCAAAGTAGTCATTCAGCTTTCCAGCGCCCTGGTGACCCCGGACTCCTGGGGACCCAGGAACCGGGGGTCGCGCTTCGTCACGGCCCCGTCCCAGAACGCCTTGACGCTCGCGACCGACTCGCGGAAGTAGCCGTAGAGCGTCGTGCTGGTGCGGGCGCCCCACGTGTCGTGGCCGACGCCGTACGCCTCGATGCCCGCCGCCCGGCACAGCGCCACCGCGCGCGGCAGGTGGAACCGCTGGGTCACCACGGTCGCCGAGGTGACGCCGAAGATCCGGTTGGCCCTGGCGCACGAGTCCCAGGTGTCCAGACCGGCGTAGTCGGACACGATCGCCGAGTCCGGGACGCCCTGGCGCAGCAGGTAGTTCCGCATCGCGGTCGGCTCGTCGTAATCGGGGCGGCTGTTGTCCCCGCTGACCAGCAGCACCTTCACCTTGCCCCGGTGGTACAGGTCGGCGGCCACGTCCAGCCTGCCCGCCAGGAACGGCGTGGGGCGGCCGTCGCGGATGCCCGCGCCCAGCACCAGCGCGACCGGCGTCTCGGGCACCTCGGCGGCGGTGAGCCGGTACGGGGCGCTGGTGGCCTGCACCCAGGCCCACGGGGCCGCGGCGAGCAGGCCCAGCAGGCCCACCACGCCCAGGGTGAGCTTCCAGCGGCGCAGCGCGACGAGCGGCACGTCGCGCGCCAGGCCGACCCCGGCCCGACCCGCCGTGCCGAGCACCCTGCGCAGGCGCGCCCTGCCGGAACCCCGTGCGGTCATGCGACTACCCCCGTGCCTGTTCGCTGCTTCGCGCGGTCGCCGTGCCGCGCCGGTCCTCTCAGGACGCGCGGGACGGCCCGCAGGTTCAACGCTCCGCGCCCAGGCCCTGGTTCCCGAGGCGGGGAGCGCGGAAACCGGCCCCCGCGCCCGAGCGCGGCGCACGGCCCGGAGACGGCGGCCCGGAGACGGCGGCCTGGAGATTGCGGCCCGGAGACGGCGGTCCGGAGATTGCGGCCCGGAGACGGCGGTCCGGAGACGGCGGTCCGGAGACGGCGGCCCGGAGACGGCGGCCCGACCCCGGCACGGCCCTCGGCGGCCCCTGACATGGCAGCGGCCCCTGACATGGCGGCGGCCCCGGACAGGGCAGCGGCCCGGTCGGACCCGAGGTGGGTCCGACCGGGCCGCCGTCCGGTCGAGCGCGGCGCCTGCTCACCCGGCGCCGGCGCGCCGCGCCCGGTTCACCGCGCCTAGCTCACCGCGCCTAGTTCACCGCGCCTAGTTCACGCAGCGGATGCCGCCCGCGTTGATCTCCGCGCCGGTCTGGTCCTCCTGGGGCCCCTGCTGGGTGCGGAAGCCGCCGTCCAAGGCGAGCAGACGCTGTCCGAGCAGGTTGGCCACGCCGGGACCGTCGTAGCTGGACCCGACCACCACGCGCGCCGTGCCCGCCGCGACCGTGGCGTCCTCCTTGATCTCCACGTCCCCGAGCGCGTCGGCGACGGCCTGCGCCCCCGCCTCGCCGCCCTTGCCGTAGAGCACCGCGGAGGCGACCTGGTCGGCGTCGGCGTTGTCCGCGTCGCCCGCGACGAACTTCAGCGCCACCAGCTCCTGGAGCACCCTGGACGCCAGGCCGGGGATGCCGGAGGCGTTGCGGACCTCGACGGTCACCGTCGCCGGGTCCACGGTGGCCTTGTCCTTCTCCTCCTCGGACTTGGCGAAGTCCTTGAAGAACTTCTTCACCTGGGAGGGGATGATCTCGACCGCCATGCCGTCGCTGTCGGTCATCAGCTCGGGGTTGCCGGTCGGGATGGTCTTGAACTCCATGCTGCCGCCGGTCAGGCCCTTCATCTGGGTCGCGAACCTCAGCACGTCCCAGCCCTCGTCCAGGGTGATGGACTTGGACAGCGCGTCGATCAGGTCGCCCAGCTTGCCGGGGTCGGTCAGCGTGCCCGCGGAGAGCACCTTGTTCGCCAGGCCCGCCATGAACACCTGCTGGCGCACGACCCGGTCCAGGTCGCCGCGCAGCAGGCCGTAGCGCTGCCGCACGAACGAGAGCGCCTCGCGGCCCTGGATGGTCTGGGGGCCCTTCTTGAAGTCGGCCCCCGACAGGTCGTCCTGGACGGCGTTGTTGAGGCACACGTCCACGCCGCCGACGGCCTTGGTGATCTCGTAGAAGCCGACCAGGTTGACCTCGGCGTAGTGGTCGATCTTGACGCCGGACAGGTTCTCGATCGTGCTGATCAGGCTCTTGCTGCCCGCCTGCCTCGCCTTGAGCTCCAGCGCGGTGCCGGACTCGCCCGCGCCCTCGAGCTCCTCCAGCGCGGCGTTCTTGCCGTAGCCGTACGCCGAGTTGATCTTGTGCTTGCCGTAGCCGCCGGGGATGTCCACGTAGGAGTCGCGCGGGAACGACACCGCGACCGCCTTGCCGCTGTCGTTCGGGATGTGCAGCAGGATCAGCGTGTCGGTGTTCAGCCCGCCGTCCTCCGAGCCGCCCGCCTGCAGCTCGTTCAGGATCTCCTGCGGCAGCGGGTTGCCCTTGGAGTCGGTGCGGCTGTCCATGCCGACCATCAGGATGTCGATCGACCCGTCCTGCGGCTTCTCGCCGCCGGCGTCCGCGCTGATCACGTCCGTGGTGGCGATGTTGTCCGTCAGGGCGTTCAGGTTCTTGTAGCCGTACCCGGTGGCGAGCAGCACCGCCGTCGACACCAGCGCCAGCGCCGTGCGCCCGGCCAGCCTCACCCTGGACGGGGGCGGCGAGCTCTGCGTCGGCCGCTGCCTCGGCGCGGGCCTCGGCGGGACGGTCCTCGGCCTGGGGGACCTCGGCGGGCCGTCCTCGGCCGCGTCCTCCCCGGCGTCCACGACGACGCCCTTGACCACCCGGCCGCGCCGCTCCGGCCGGACCGGTCGGTCCTCCTCGCCGGGGCGCGCGCCGCTCCTGGGCCGCGACAGCTCCTCGGCCTCCGCCGCGCGCGCGGCGCGGGCCGCGCGCCTGCGCTCCATCGCCTCGTCGCGCGCGCGGTTCAGCGCGGGCCCGTCGGTCAGGCCCTCGTTGCGCGCCCGCTCGCTGCGCATCGCCCGCGCGGGCGTGGTCCGCTCCGTGGGCGCGTGCCCGTTCGCCTCGCGGCGCTCGGACCTCGGCGGGCGACCGCGCTGGTCGTCCAGCCTCCCGGCGCGCGGCGGCTCGTCGCGCCCGCGGTCGGCGCGCACCGGCGCGGTGCGCTCCGTGGGCGGCGCCACGTTCCGGATCGGCGGTCGGCTCCGCGCGCCCTCGGGCGGACGGCTCCTGGCGCCCTCGGGCAGCGGCCTGCCGCCCTCCGGGGGCGTCTGCCTGCCGCCGCGCTCGCCCTCCACCGGGCCGCGCCTGGGCGGGAGCCGGTCCCCGCCGGCGGGTGCTCTGCGCGCGGAGGGGTCCCGTGGCGGGACGGGGCGCCTGCCGAACCCGTCCGGGTCGCCCTGCCTCGGCGGCCGGTTGTCCACTCGCACTCCCTCCCTCTTCTCACCGGTACACCCCTGGTGACGCACCGGAGGGGCTCCGGGTTGCGCACATAGAGTGGCACAGCGCGCTGTGCGAGCGGTGCTACCGCCTTGTTACGGCCTTTGACCAGGTGAGCGGACCGATTGTGAACCTCCCCATGCGCGCTTCGTAGACTGTCCCCCCGTGCTGACCATGCAGGACGCGCTGCTCGCGCTGACCAGGTACTGGACCGAACGGGGCTGCGTCGTCGTGCAGCCCTACAACACCGAGGTCGGGGCGGGGACGCTCAACCCCGCCACCGTGCTGCGCGTGCTCGGTCCCGAGCCGTGGCGGGTGTCCTACGTGGAGCCCAGCGTGCGGCCCGACGACGCCCGCTACGGCGAGAACCCCAACCGGCTCCAGACCCACACCCAGTTCCAGGTGATCCTCAAGCCCGACCCCGGCAACCCCCAGGAGCTGTACCTGGGCAGCCTCGCCGCGCTCGGCATCGACGTGCGCGCCCACGACGTGCGGTTCGTCGAGGACAACTGGGCCTCGCCCGCGCTCGGCGCGTGGGGCCTGGGCTGGGAGGTGTGGCTGGACGGCCTGGAGATCACCCAGTTCACGTACTTCCAGCAGGCGGGCGGCATGTCGCTCGACCCGGTGTCGGTGGAGATCACCTACGGCATCGAGCGGATCATGATGGCGCTGCAGGGCGTGTCCCACTTCAAGGACATCGCCTACGCGCCCGGCATCTCCTACGGCGAGGCGTTCGGCCAGGCCGAGTACGAGATGAGCCGCTACTACCTGGACGACGCGGACGTCGAGGCGAACAAGCGGCTGTTCGAGGAGTACGCCTCCGAGGCCAGGCGGATGCTGGACGCCCGCCTGCCCGTGCCCGCGCACAACTACGTGCTCAAGTGCTCGCACGCGTTCAACGTGCTCGACGCGCGCGGCGCGATCAGCACCACGGAGCGGGCGCGCGCGTTCGCCAGGATGCGCGGGCTGGCCCGCGAGGTGTCGCAGCTGTGGGCGGCCCGCCGCGAGGAGCAGGGGCACCCGCTGGGCCTGGTCGAGGCGCTGCCCGCCGCGCCCAAGCCGACCTCCTTCGCCGACGTCGACGGCGCGCGCACGCTGCTGTTCGAGATCGGCGCCGAGGAGCTGCCGCCGCACGAGGTGACCCGCACCACGCAGGCCGTGCGCGAGGCGGTCGCCGCCAAGCTCGCCGCGACCAGGCTCGCCGTCGGCGAGGTCGCCGCGCACGGCACGCCCCGGCGCGTGGTCGTCGTGGTGCCGGACGTGCAGCCGCGCGAGCCCGACGCCGAGCGCACCGCGCGCGGCCCTCGCGTCTCGGCCGCGTTCGACGCCGACGGCAACCCCACCAAGGCCGCGCAGGGCTTCGCGCGCGGGCAGGGCGTCGACGTGTCCGAGCTGGGCCGCGTGGTCGAGAACGGCGTCGAGCACGTCGCGCTGACCAGGACCGTCGCCGGTCGCGGCGCGGTCGAGGTGCTCAGCGGGGTGCTCGGCGAGGTCGTGACCGAGCTGCGCGCCGAGAAGAACATGAAGTGGAGCGACCCGAAGCTGTCGTTCACCCGCCCCGTGCGCTGGCTGCTCGCCCTGCTCGGCGACACCCCGGTGCCGGTGGTGGCGTCCGCGCTGGCCTCCGGGACCACCACGCGGGTGCACCGCACCGCCGACCAGCCGGTGGTGGAGGTCTCCTCCGCCGACGGCTACCGGGAGTTCCTGGCGGGCCACGGCGTGGTGCTGTCCGCCGACGAGCGGCGCGCCGAGATCGTCCGCAGGGCGCAGGAGCTGGCCGCGTCGGTCGGCGGCTCGGTGGACCTGGACGGCGTGCTGGACGAGGTCACCAACCTGGTCGAGCAGCCGACCCCGATCCTCGGGTCGTTCAACGCCGACTACCTGGAGCTGCCCGCGCAGATCCTCACCACGGTGATGCGCAAGCACCAGCGGTACCTGCCGGTGCGCGCCGCCGGAGGCGAGGGCGCGGCAGGCTCGCTGCTGCCGCACTTCGTCGCCGTCGCCAACGGCGAGGTCGACGAGGACCTGGTGCGCGCGGGCAACGAGGCCGTGCTGCGGGCCCGCTACGAGGACGCCGCGTTCTTCTGGCGCGCCGACCTGCGCACGCCGCTGGAGACGATGAAGGGCGGGCTGGACAAGCTCACCTTCGCCGACAAGCTCGGCTCCATGTCCGACCGCAGCGCCCGCATCGCCGCGCTCGCCGAACGGCTCGCCGAGGTCGTCGGCGCGGGCGACGAGACGCTGCGCCGGGCAGGCGAGCTGGCCAAGTTCGACCTCGGCTCGCAGATGGTCATCGAGCTGTCCAGCCTCGCGGGCACCATGGCCCGCGAGTACGCGGTCCGCGCGGGCGAGACCCCCGAGGTGGCGCAGGCGCTGTACGAGATGGAGCTGCCCCGCTCCGCCGGTGACGCGATGCCCGCGTCCACGGCGGGCGCGCTGCTCTCCCTCGGCGACCGGTTCGACCTGCTCGCGGGCCTGTTCGCCACCGGGGCCAACCCGACCGGCAGCTCCGACCCGTTCGGCCTGCGCCGGGCCGCGCTCGGCGCGGTGAGCGTGCTGCGGCACTTCCCCGAGCTGCGCGCCATCACCCTGTCCGCGGCGCTGGAGCTGGCCGCGGCCGGCCTGCCCGAGGGCGTCGCGCTGTCCGCCGAGGCCCTCGAAGGCGCGCGGGAGTTCGCGGTCCGCCGGTACGAGCAGCAGCTGCTCGACGCCGGGCACGACCACCGCCACGTCAACGCCGTGCTCGTGCTGGCCGACGCGCCCGCCGTCGCGGACGAGACCCTGGCCGAGCTGACCGCGCTGGTCGGCGACGAGGCGTTCACCGCGCTCGTGGCCGCGCTGCAGCGGGTCCGCCGGATCGTGCCCGCGGGCACCTCGGGCGGCTACGACCCGAGCGCCCTGCGCGAGCCCGCCGAGCTGGCGCTGCACGAGGCGCTCGGCTCGGTCAAGCCGGACGGCGAGGGCCTCGCGGCGTTCGTCGCCGCCGCCACGCCGCTCACCGGGCCGGTCAACCGGTTCTTCGACGACGTGCTGGTGATGGCCGAGGAGCCCGAGCTGCGGGCCGCCCGCCTCGGCCTGCTGGCGACCATCCGGGACCTGGCCGCGCCCGTGCTGGCCTGGCAGGAGCTGCCGTCCTGAGCGGACTCCGGTCCTGAACGACGAGCGGCCCCCCGCGCTGCGCAGCAGCGCGAGACCGGTAGCCGTTGCACCGCGGCCCTTGCTGCGGCTCAGCGGGTTTGCTCTTCTCCGGCCGGCGGCCCCGCACTCCTGGAGTGCGGGGCCGCCGGCCGTCAGGGGGAGCGCGAAGGCTAGATCAGCCCGCCGCCCCTGGTCACCGCGCCGTACGCGTCGACGATGCCGTGGCCGTAGAAGCCGTTGAACTTCGCGTCGCCCACGCAGGTCGCGTCGAACTCGGCCGAGCGGCCGACGTTCACGTACGACACCGTCCTGGGCACCGGGCACGGCCGCTTGGTCGCGGTCCCGGTCAGCACGGTCTTCACCTTGTCCGGCGCCATGGTCAGCGTGCCGGGGTGCTTCTTGTCGTTCTTGCCGTACTGGCTGACCACCAGCGCGGCCACGCCGGACGCGTGCGGGGCGGCCATCGAGGTGCCCTGCAGGAACTGGTAGTACGCGCAGGTCCCGGTCGAGCAGTCCTTCCTCACGCCCGCCGACTCGCCCGCCGGGGTGAGGTTGCCGTCCGCGTCGATCGCGCCGTCGGCCAGGGCCACGTTGCGCGGGTAGGTCGACAGGACCAGGTTCTCGTTCGTGCGGTACCAGTCGGTGCCCAGGCCGTCGCGGAAGTACCCGCCGGGCGCGGACAGCTCGGTCTGCTCGGTGCCGTAGTTCGAGAAGTCGGCCTTCGTCAGCGACGGGCCGAGCGCCGACACCGAGATGACGTGGTCGCCCTCGGTCGGCAGGTTCAGGCAGCTGGAGTCCACCGGGCGCGGCCGGGCGTGGCCGGGCGGGTAGTTCGGGCTCACCACGTCCGTCCTCGGGCTGCCGAGGTCCTCGTGGTTGTTGCCGCCCGCGCCGATCAGCGTGACGCCCTTGCCGTGCGCGTAGTTCAGGGCGCGCTGCACCGCGGTGATGGTGGTGCGCTGCTCCAGCTGCTCCTCGGCGGTGGCCGTGGGGTCGTTGCCGCAGTTCATGTACCACGGGTCGACGTAGAAGGACATGTTCACCACGTCCAGGCCCGCGTCCGCGCTGTAGGTGAGCGCGTCGACGACCGGCTGCAGGAAGAACGTGCCCGAGTCCTGGCCCGCCCGCACGTTCACCAGGGTGACGTTCGGGGCGACGCCGGAGACGCCGGAGCCGTTGGCCGCCGCGCCGATGGTGCCCGCGACGTGCGTGCCGTGGCCGCCGTCGTCGTGGTCCGCCGGGTCGACGCAGCCCCGGAACTCGCACGGGCCGTCGAACTCGCCGCCGTCCGCGTCGTAGGGCAGGTCGACGGTGAAGTTGCGGGACAGGTCGCGGTCGAAGTTCGGCGCGATGTCCGGGTGGTTGCCGTCGACGCCGGTGTCGATCACGCCGACCTTGACCCGCTTGTCGCCGGGCTGCTTGGCGCGGGCGATGTCGGAGCGCACCGCGCGCAGGCCCCACAGGTCGCTGTCCAGCGGGTCGAGGCCCGCCTGCGCGGCAGCGGCCTTGCGCGACGCGGAGGGGGCCTTCGCCGCGCCCAGCGCGGTGTTCTCCTTCTCCACGTCGGACCACTCGCGGTTGCCCACCGAACCGGGCGTGCGGCCGATCGGCTTGGCCGTGGCCGCGCCCAGCACCGACGGCGAGGCGGAGACGCGCCCGGCGAAACCGGACTCCGGCGCCCGCACGACCAGCATCCCGACCGCGCTGTTCTCGCGGACCAGGTGGCCGCCCGCAGCGCGCACCGCCGCGACCGCGGCGTCCCGGCTGGCCCCATCCTCGACCAGCACGGTGTACTCGGTGGTGGCCTGCTCGGCGGCGGCGGGCGTCGTCGCGGCGG includes:
- a CDS encoding helix-turn-helix domain-containing protein, whose protein sequence is MEIDTAEYQRVLGDELRSLRKQRGWTRKELNQRLQSDISLQTLATYELGTRQCSVVRLVEICVALGVPAHRVLAKVHERVFGDSPSGHLPVNLAAVAADGRPHLAPLRRWAQGRLAQVGPEQPPEVHLDLPALDYMAQLCQLSTVDLIRTLREMDNRHG
- a CDS encoding LCP family protein; this encodes MDNRPPRQGDPDGFGRRPVPPRDPSARRAPAGGDRLPPRRGPVEGERGGRQTPPEGGRPLPEGARSRPPEGARSRPPIRNVAPPTERTAPVRADRGRDEPPRAGRLDDQRGRPPRSERREANGHAPTERTTPARAMRSERARNEGLTDGPALNRARDEAMERRRAARAARAAEAEELSRPRSGARPGEEDRPVRPERRGRVVKGVVVDAGEDAAEDGPPRSPRPRTVPPRPAPRQRPTQSSPPPSRVRLAGRTALALVSTAVLLATGYGYKNLNALTDNIATTDVISADAGGEKPQDGSIDILMVGMDSRTDSKGNPLPQEILNELQAGGSEDGGLNTDTLILLHIPNDSGKAVAVSFPRDSYVDIPGGYGKHKINSAYGYGKNAALEELEGAGESGTALELKARQAGSKSLISTIENLSGVKIDHYAEVNLVGFYEITKAVGGVDVCLNNAVQDDLSGADFKKGPQTIQGREALSFVRQRYGLLRGDLDRVVRQQVFMAGLANKVLSAGTLTDPGKLGDLIDALSKSITLDEGWDVLRFATQMKGLTGGSMEFKTIPTGNPELMTDSDGMAVEIIPSQVKKFFKDFAKSEEEKDKATVDPATVTVEVRNASGIPGLASRVLQELVALKFVAGDADNADADQVASAVLYGKGGEAGAQAVADALGDVEIKEDATVAAGTARVVVGSSYDGPGVANLLGQRLLALDGGFRTQQGPQEDQTGAEINAGGIRCVN
- a CDS encoding type 1 glutamine amidotransferase — its product is MASKVQIALVLPDLLGTYGDFGNAVVLEKRMTWRGIPAEIVPVRFGEPVPDSCDIYVVGGGEDTAQTLAVRHLRDHPGMQRAASRGAVILGVCAGIQIFGEKFTRADDVTHPGLGLVDSSSHAGGSRAIGEVVAEPVDGLFEGLLTGFENHQGRTVIGPSARPLARVKVGTGNDGSVEGLVQGRILCTYLHGPVLPRNPQIADLLIEWATGTKPQPLDLEAVTRLRQERAKAAGV
- a CDS encoding Mur ligase family protein, producing the protein MSSKLSQKMGLGAGGMIGGRIALKLDPQALAHLTSGRRVALVTGTNGKTTSTMMLSRAVSALGEVATNHGGANMPDGHVTALSKQQEAPYAVLEVDEGYFPEVVRASNPSVAVLLNLSRDQLDRVGEVRTIERNLREALNTVTGVVVASCDDIMVTSAARDCARVIWVSTGTGWHNDAASCPRCGDPIRWQGEHWHCTNCDLARPKPDWVTGDGFLITPRGERVELSLRLPGKFNMANAVMAAAAAAEMGVAVPDAVQRLRTVSNVAGRYRTIQRSGRRARLLLSKNPAGWSETLTVVRESAHPAVLAINAHEADGRDLSWLWDVPFEQLQGRRVIASGERATDLAVRLTYAEVEHTIIPDPLEAIDAMPVGDVEVIANYTAFRDLNARSADGE
- a CDS encoding glycine--tRNA ligase, with the protein product MQDALLALTRYWTERGCVVVQPYNTEVGAGTLNPATVLRVLGPEPWRVSYVEPSVRPDDARYGENPNRLQTHTQFQVILKPDPGNPQELYLGSLAALGIDVRAHDVRFVEDNWASPALGAWGLGWEVWLDGLEITQFTYFQQAGGMSLDPVSVEITYGIERIMMALQGVSHFKDIAYAPGISYGEAFGQAEYEMSRYYLDDADVEANKRLFEEYASEARRMLDARLPVPAHNYVLKCSHAFNVLDARGAISTTERARAFARMRGLAREVSQLWAARREEQGHPLGLVEALPAAPKPTSFADVDGARTLLFEIGAEELPPHEVTRTTQAVREAVAAKLAATRLAVGEVAAHGTPRRVVVVVPDVQPREPDAERTARGPRVSAAFDADGNPTKAAQGFARGQGVDVSELGRVVENGVEHVALTRTVAGRGAVEVLSGVLGEVVTELRAEKNMKWSDPKLSFTRPVRWLLALLGDTPVPVVASALASGTTTRVHRTADQPVVEVSSADGYREFLAGHGVVLSADERRAEIVRRAQELAASVGGSVDLDGVLDEVTNLVEQPTPILGSFNADYLELPAQILTTVMRKHQRYLPVRAAGGEGAAGSLLPHFVAVANGEVDEDLVRAGNEAVLRARYEDAAFFWRADLRTPLETMKGGLDKLTFADKLGSMSDRSARIAALAERLAEVVGAGDETLRRAGELAKFDLGSQMVIELSSLAGTMAREYAVRAGETPEVAQALYEMELPRSAGDAMPASTAGALLSLGDRFDLLAGLFATGANPTGSSDPFGLRRAALGAVSVLRHFPELRAITLSAALELAAAGLPEGVALSAEALEGAREFAVRRYEQQLLDAGHDHRHVNAVLVLADAPAVADETLAELTALVGDEAFTALVAALQRVRRIVPAGTSGGYDPSALREPAELALHEALGSVKPDGEGLAAFVAAATPLTGPVNRFFDDVLVMAEEPELRAARLGLLATIRDLAAPVLAWQELPS
- a CDS encoding SanA/YdcF family protein; the encoded protein is MTARGSGRARLRRVLGTAGRAGVGLARDVPLVALRRWKLTLGVVGLLGLLAAAPWAWVQATSAPYRLTAAEVPETPVALVLGAGIRDGRPTPFLAGRLDVAADLYHRGKVKVLLVSGDNSRPDYDEPTAMRNYLLRQGVPDSAIVSDYAGLDTWDSCARANRIFGVTSATVVTQRFHLPRAVALCRAAGIEAYGVGHDTWGARTSTTLYGYFRESVASVKAFWDGAVTKRDPRFLGPQESGVTRALES
- a CDS encoding zinc-binding dehydrogenase, giving the protein MRATTIHGARDIRVEEVPDPVIQLPTDAVVRVELACVCGSDLWGYRGVSRRARGQRIGHEFVGEVVAVGSAVSALSVGDRVIAPFCWSDGTCAHCVAGLQTSCPEGGSWGSKGSDGGQGEAVRVPHADGTLVPVPRDADQSLLPALLSLSDVMGTGHHAAVAAGVGRGSTVVVVGDGAVGLCGVLAASRLGAERIISLGRHEDRAAVARLFGATDQVPERGEAAVERVRELTGGLGAPAVLECVGNEQSWLTALGAVRDGGRIGYVGVPHEAPAPPIGELFRRNVALAGGVAPVRAYLPELLADVLAGRLDPSPVFDRTVALADVAEGYRAMDERTALKVLVRP
- a CDS encoding S8 family serine peptidase yields the protein MRSRRIAHPALVLVGAAALVAAATTPAAAEQATTEYTVLVEDGASRDAAVAAVRAAGGHLVRENSAVGMLVVRAPESGFAGRVSASPSVLGAATAKPIGRTPGSVGNREWSDVEKENTALGAAKAPSASRKAAAAQAGLDPLDSDLWGLRAVRSDIARAKQPGDKRVKVGVIDTGVDGNHPDIAPNFDRDLSRNFTVDLPYDADGGEFDGPCEFRGCVDPADHDDGGHGTHVAGTIGAAANGSGVSGVAPNVTLVNVRAGQDSGTFFLQPVVDALTYSADAGLDVVNMSFYVDPWYMNCGNDPTATAEEQLEQRTTITAVQRALNYAHGKGVTLIGAGGNNHEDLGSPRTDVVSPNYPPGHARPRPVDSSCLNLPTEGDHVISVSALGPSLTKADFSNYGTEQTELSAPGGYFRDGLGTDWYRTNENLVLSTYPRNVALADGAIDADGNLTPAGESAGVRKDCSTGTCAYYQFLQGTSMAAPHASGVAALVVSQYGKNDKKHPGTLTMAPDKVKTVLTGTATKRPCPVPRTVSYVNVGRSAEFDATCVGDAKFNGFYGHGIVDAYGAVTRGGGLI